TCGTGCCCTGGCTTATCAGCGCGGCGCTCCTCGGCGCGTATCGTCTGGACGCGCGCGAACGTCCCGCGCGTTTTCTCGCGCGTTCGCTCAACGCGTGGCTCGTCGCGATCACGTTCGCGCTCGTGTTCCGCGCGTACCTGCTCGGCAGTGCCACGATCCAAACCATGTTCGCCATCACCGCGACCGGCTTTGGTGGACTATTCTTGCTCGGCTGGCGATTGCTCTTTCTCTTGTCGCGTCAATCCGCGCGCGCGTGAAACAATCAACTTGATCCGCGAATTACGCGAATTGCGCGAATAAGAATGAAAGAATCAGCGGAGATTCGCGTAATTCGCGGATAAAATATTGATAATGCCCCGCCAAGAAATACTCACGACCAAACTGATTCCACCGCGCTTGCCGCGTTATGCCTTGCTTCGCCCGCGCGTCGACGCACAGTTGCGCGCGTCGCTCGATCATCGCGTCACGTTGATGCAGGCGAGCACCGGCTATGGCAAGTCCACCGCGCTCGCGCAGATTGCCGAGTGGAACGTGCCGCTCTTTTGGTACACCGTGAGCGAAGGCGACGCCGATCCGTACCTTTTTCTCGCGCACCTCATCGCCGCGTTTCGCCTTGGCATGCCCGCGCTATCGGACGCGCCGCTCGCGTTATTGCAGGACGCCGGCGACACGCGCGTCGCGCTCGACGCGCTCCTCAACGCGCTAGCGTCCGCGATTGAAGCACCCGCGCTCCTCATCGTGGACGATTATCACCTTGCCGCGTCGCCGGACGTGGATTCGTTGATGGACCACTTGCTCGCGTTCCTGCCGCGCGACTTGCACGTCATCGTCGCGACGCGCTACGCCGACCGACCCCAGTGGGAGCATCTCGCGTCGTGGCGCGCGCGCGGGCAAGTCCTCGATCTGAAACGCGACGCGCTCGCGTTCACGCGCGACGAAATCGCCGCGCTCTTTCGCGACCAGTACGCGTGCGAATTGACCGATTCCCAGGTCGCCGCGCTCGAAGAAAAAACCGAGGGCTGGTCTATCGCGTTGCAACTCGTGTGGCAAGAAATGCGCGCGCATCCGCAAACTGACGTCGCCGCGCTCCTCGCGCGCGGCGCGGAATCGCTCGACACATTGTTCGCGTATCTCGCGCGCGATGTGCTCGCGCAACAACCCGCCGACGCGCAAACATTTCTGTTACACACCGCGGTCTTGCGCGAGTTGGACGCGGCGGCGTGCGCCGCAGTTTGCCCATCCACCGACGCGCGCGCGATGCTCGCGCAACTGCACGCGCGCGATCTGTTCATCGTCGCGCTAGGCGATTCGCATTTTCGTTACCACAATCTTTTCCACGATTTTTTGCGCGCGCAGGCGCAACGCGATCAACCCGACGCAGTCTTGGCGCGGCATCGCACCGCCGCCGAGTTTTATCGCCACGCGGAAAATCACGATGAAGCGATGTACCATCTTTTACGCGCACGCGCGTTCGATGACGCCGCGCGCGTCATCGAACGAATCGGTGAAACGTTGTTGCGCGCAGGACGGCTCGAAACGTTGTCCGCGTGGATGGAGCCGATCCCCCCCGATGTCGTCGCCGCGCATCCCACGCTGATGTTTCATCTCGGCGACCTGGCGCGTTTGCGTTCGCGCTTCGACGAGGCACTCGCGTGGTACGCGCAAGCCGAACACGCGTGGCGCAACGCGAATGATTCGCGCGGCATCACGCGCGCGTTGCGCGGGCGCGCGCTCGTGTATCTCGACACGGTGCGCCCCGCGCAAGCCGAAGATTCGCTCGAAGAAGCATTGCGTCTCAGCGACGGCATGGACGACCGCATCGCGCGCGCGCGTTTGCTCGAACTGCTCGCCGAAAATAAATTGAACATGGGCAAGGCGCAAGACGCCGAACAATTGCGCGCCCAGGCGCGCGCGTTGTACGAGGAAGGTCCGAGCGAGGATGCGTTGAGCGTGCGCGTCAAACTGCGCACGGGACGGCACGACGAGGCGCGCGAGATTTTGCAGGACTGGGCGCGCGCGGAACGCGGGCAGATGCACGCGCCGCGCGCCGCGCGCGAGACCTTGCTCCTGCTCGCGCTGATTGATTCGCTCCAGGGTCGCGCGGACGAAGCGTTCGCCGCGGCGCAAGAAGGCATCGCGCTCGGCGCGCGGTTGCATTCGCCATTCGTCACGGCGGTGGGCAAAATGCGTCTGGGTCACGCGTACCAACTGCGCGGCGACCTTGCGCGCGCGGTGGCGAGCTACGAAGACGCGATCGCGCTCGGCGATCAATTGGCGGTGCGCCGCGTGCGCGCGGAGGCGATGTGGGGCATGAGCCGCGCGCGGGGGTTTGCCGGTGACCTGGACGCCGCGCAAAAGAGCGCGGTCGAAGGCGTCAAGATCGCGCGCGATGCCGGCGACGCGTGGGTCATCGCGCTCGTGCAAATCGCGCTCGGCGCGAGTCTTGTCACCGCGCGACGCGATCGCGAAGGCATCGAAGCGTTGAACGACGCGCTCGCGGGATTTCGTTCGTGCGGCGATACGTTCGGTCGCGCGGCGGCGCGGCTGTGGCTCGCGCTCGCGTACTGGCATTTGCGTCAGCCCGAACGGATGCTCGCGCACCTGGATGACGCCCTCGCGCTCGCGCAAGAACATCGCTACGATTATTTGCTGACGACGCCGACGCTCATCGGTTGGCAAGCGCCGCGCGTGGGCGTGCCGTTGTTGTTGCACGCGCGGCGGCGCGGCAAGCATGTCGCGTACATCACGCGCTTGCTCGGCGCGCTGGGGCTGGGCGATGCGCTCGCGCACCCAGGTTATCAACTGCGCGTGTTTATGCTCGGCGCGTTTCGCGTGTGGCGCGGCGACGTGGAAATTTCCGCGCGCGAGTGGCAACGCAAAAAAGCGCGCCAGTTGTTGCAAGTGTTCCTCACGCGACGCGGACAGTGGCTCGAACGCGAAACGATTTTCGAAACACTGTGGCGCGGCGAGTCGCCCGCGTCCGCCGCGCGCGATTTCAAAGTCGCGTTGAACGCGCTGAACAAGGCGCTCGAACCGGAACGCGAGGCGGATGACGCACCGGCGTTCATCGCGCGCGAGGGATCGGCGTACCAGTTGCGCGCGGGCGCAGACGTGTGGCTCGATACAGACGAATTCACCGCGCTAATCGCGCGCGCGGAACAATCCGCGGACGACGACGCGCTTGATTTGTACCGCCGCGCGCTCGCGCTCTACGCCGACGATTTACTCGCGACGGACGCGCGGTACGAGGACTGGGCAATCGCCGAACGCGAACGGTTGCTCGCGTTGTACTTGCGCGCGGCGGATCGGCTCGCAGCGGAATGTCTGGCGCGCGGGATGGACGATGAATGCGTGGCGTGGTGCGAGCGCGTGCTCGCGCGCGACCGGTGCTGGGAACACGCGTATCGGTTGATGATGCGCGCATACGCCCAGCGCGGTGATCGCGCGCAGGCGCGTCGCGTGTTCGAGCAATGCGTCCGCGCGCTGCGCGACGAGTTGGATGTCGAACCATCGTCCGCGACGATCGCGGTGATGAAAGAGGAGTCAACGAATAATAAACGGACAAACGAATAAACGAATCGTGTACATCTAGCAACAGAAAATTCGTTGGTTCCATTTATTCGTTTGTCCGTTTTCCATCCGTTGTTTGTGTTTCATTCTCGACGCGGTGTCAGCGCGAGCCACGCCCACGCCATCGCAAACAGAATCAGCGCGGCGGCGGTTTGAAACGGATGCAGTCCAACGAGTTGTTGAATGCCCACGAGTAACCCGGTCGCGAGCGTGCCCGCCGTCGCGCCGAGCGAAAAGACCGCGGTGAACATGCCCGCGCCCATCCCGCGCGCGTCCGCCGGCAACTCGTCGCCGATCAGCGCGGTCATCGCCGGAAAGAGCACGCCGAACCCGATGCCGTACAGAAACATCCACGCGTACAGCGCGGTCGCGTCGCCAAACACCGGCATCAGCGCGAGCGCGACCACGATCAGCGCGAGACCCAGGATGATCGGCGCTTGCCTGCCGACGCGATCCGAGATGCGTCCGACCGGCAGAGCCATCATCAAAATCGCGGCGACGGCGAAACTCGCGAATAACATGCCGGTCTGCGCCGACGAGAGACCGACCCCGCTTGCCATCAACGGCAAAAAGACGATGAGCAAACCGAGCGCGAACAAGAGCGCGAACGCGGACGTGTACGACACCGACAAGCGCCGATTCATCAACACGCGCCACTGAAAACGCGCGTGGTCGCGCGGTTGCCGCGCTTCCGAAACGAAGAACAAGGTCAACAGCGCGCTAACAAAAATCAGCGCGGCGAGCATCACGAACACCGACGCGTAACCCAGCCGGTCGCGTAGCATCCCAGAGAGCGGCGGCGCGAGCAAGGTCGTCAAGCCGATAGACGCGCCGTAGAATGCCATCGCTTTGCCGCGTTGACCGGGACGCGCGCGGTCGTCAATCAACGCGAGCGACGCGGGCGACACGAGCGCCGCGCCGAAACCGTGCGCCACGCGCAATGCGAGCAATTGATTCGGGTCGCGCGCGAGCGGATACAAACCCAGGATCGCCGCGACGATGAACAAGCCGACGACCATCGGCGTCTTGCGCCCGATACGGTCAATCCAGTACCCGGTGCCGAGATTGCCAAGCAGGTTGACCGCCGAGTACGCGCCGACGATGACGCCGATCATTTCGATGGACGCGCCGAGCGATTTCGCGTACGGCGAAAGCAACGGCAATAACGAATGGTTATCGAAAAATGACACAAACACGACCCAGTAAACGAGCACGACACCCCAACTAAGCGGATTTACGCTCCGCGCTTTGATTGATTGTTCCACGCTTATTTCCGTTTCAACTGCGCCAGACGTTCACTCGCCGCGCGCAGTGTTTCATCCTTTTTGCAAAAACAAAAACGCACCTGGCGTTTGCCCAGTTCGGGCGGCGCGTAGAAACTACTACCCGGCACGGTCGCCACGCCGATCTGCTCGACGAGATAACGCGCGAACGCGACGTCGTCGTCGAAACCGAACGCCGAGAAATCGGTCATCACATAGTACGCGCCTTCCGGCGCGGTGAATGTGAATCCAGCATTTTGCAATGCGTCGAGCATGAGCGCGCGGCGGCGCATGTAATCCGCACGAAGTTGATCATAGTATGCGCGCGGCATTTGTAACGCGATGGCGCCGGCTTCTTGCAACGGCGCGGGCGCGCCGACGGTGAGAAAATCGTGCGCCTTGCGAATGCCATTCGTCAGATCGGGCGCGGCGAGCGCGTAACCCAGCCGCCAACCGGTGATCGAGTACGTTTTCGACAAGCCGCTGATCGTCACCGTGCGATCCGCCATGCCGGGCAAGGTCGCGAGACTGATGTGCGGGCGATCCGCGTAAACGATGTGCTCGTAGATTTCATCGGTGATCGCGAACGCGTCGTACTCGAGACACAGATCGGCGACCGT
The genomic region above belongs to Chloroflexota bacterium and contains:
- a CDS encoding aminotransferase class I/II-fold pyridoxal phosphate-dependent enzyme — encoded protein: MSNLSSARVSQRVQSFTESVIREMTRLAQQHHAVNLAQGFPDFSAPTELKRAAAQAIHDDWNQYAITWGSPRLRHALAAKVHWFNGMEIDPETQITVTCGATEAMIATMFALVNPGDKVAILQPFYENYGPDAILAGAEPIFVSLRPPQFTFDPDELRHAFRRGARAVIINNPNNPTGRVLTYDELKTVADLCLEYDAFAITDEIYEHIVYADRPHISLATLPGMADRTVTISGLSKTYSITGWRLGYALAAPDLTNGIRKAHDFLTVGAPAPLQEAGAIALQMPRAYYDQLRADYMRRRALMLDALQNAGFTFTAPEGAYYVMTDFSAFGFDDDVAFARYLVEQIGVATVPGSSFYAPPELGKRQVRFCFCKKDETLRAASERLAQLKRK
- a CDS encoding transcriptional regulator, translating into MPRQEILTTKLIPPRLPRYALLRPRVDAQLRASLDHRVTLMQASTGYGKSTALAQIAEWNVPLFWYTVSEGDADPYLFLAHLIAAFRLGMPALSDAPLALLQDAGDTRVALDALLNALASAIEAPALLIVDDYHLAASPDVDSLMDHLLAFLPRDLHVIVATRYADRPQWEHLASWRARGQVLDLKRDALAFTRDEIAALFRDQYACELTDSQVAALEEKTEGWSIALQLVWQEMRAHPQTDVAALLARGAESLDTLFAYLARDVLAQQPADAQTFLLHTAVLRELDAAACAAVCPSTDARAMLAQLHARDLFIVALGDSHFRYHNLFHDFLRAQAQRDQPDAVLARHRTAAEFYRHAENHDEAMYHLLRARAFDDAARVIERIGETLLRAGRLETLSAWMEPIPPDVVAAHPTLMFHLGDLARLRSRFDEALAWYAQAEHAWRNANDSRGITRALRGRALVYLDTVRPAQAEDSLEEALRLSDGMDDRIARARLLELLAENKLNMGKAQDAEQLRAQARALYEEGPSEDALSVRVKLRTGRHDEAREILQDWARAERGQMHAPRAARETLLLLALIDSLQGRADEAFAAAQEGIALGARLHSPFVTAVGKMRLGHAYQLRGDLARAVASYEDAIALGDQLAVRRVRAEAMWGMSRARGFAGDLDAAQKSAVEGVKIARDAGDAWVIALVQIALGASLVTARRDREGIEALNDALAGFRSCGDTFGRAAARLWLALAYWHLRQPERMLAHLDDALALAQEHRYDYLLTTPTLIGWQAPRVGVPLLLHARRRGKHVAYITRLLGALGLGDALAHPGYQLRVFMLGAFRVWRGDVEISAREWQRKKARQLLQVFLTRRGQWLERETIFETLWRGESPASAARDFKVALNALNKALEPEREADDAPAFIAREGSAYQLRAGADVWLDTDEFTALIARAEQSADDDALDLYRRALALYADDLLATDARYEDWAIAERERLLALYLRAADRLAAECLARGMDDECVAWCERVLARDRCWEHAYRLMMRAYAQRGDRAQARRVFEQCVRALRDELDVEPSSATIAVMKEESTNNKRTNE
- a CDS encoding MFS transporter, translated to MEQSIKARSVNPLSWGVVLVYWVVFVSFFDNHSLLPLLSPYAKSLGASIEMIGVIVGAYSAVNLLGNLGTGYWIDRIGRKTPMVVGLFIVAAILGLYPLARDPNQLLALRVAHGFGAALVSPASLALIDDRARPGQRGKAMAFYGASIGLTTLLAPPLSGMLRDRLGYASVFVMLAALIFVSALLTLFFVSEARQPRDHARFQWRVLMNRRLSVSYTSAFALLFALGLLIVFLPLMASGVGLSSAQTGMLFASFAVAAILMMALPVGRISDRVGRQAPIILGLALIVVALALMPVFGDATALYAWMFLYGIGFGVLFPAMTALIGDELPADARGMGAGMFTAVFSLGATAGTLATGLLVGIQQLVGLHPFQTAAALILFAMAWAWLALTPRRE
- a CDS encoding DUF3054 domain-containing protein → MFDALKRPVGWILLVGDLIALALFVFIGQRNHETVNANPLLGIAQTTLPFIVPWLISAALLGAYRLDARERPARFLARSLNAWLVAITFALVFRAYLLGSATIQTMFAITATGFGGLFLLGWRLLFLLSRQSARA